In Acidaminococcus fermentans DSM 20731, one genomic interval encodes:
- a CDS encoding energy-coupling factor transporter transmembrane component T family protein: MKSLDRAIEAIHWLDDLAARDTLLTRLFPLAKLAALFLYLGFLTSLERGALLSGLLMLLPLPVLYRAGKIPFRIAFRQALPAVLLLAGLGLVNLLYVQAPPVPVGPFRIGAGTAAFLVLVLKGLGCVLAGYLLLATTGMERLACALQKLPLPRVLIVSTLLTWRYLVLLLQESRRMEQAFHLRAPDSRGIPWKIAGSLLGLLFLRSLDRARSVYESMELRGFRGRFPETGKKGNPGGSILLLVLTLAWCLLCRFPG, from the coding sequence ATGAAATCTCTGGACAGGGCCATTGAAGCCATCCATTGGCTGGATGACCTGGCTGCCCGGGACACCCTGCTGACCCGGCTGTTCCCTCTGGCCAAGCTGGCCGCCCTGTTCCTGTATCTGGGATTTTTGACCAGCCTGGAGAGAGGGGCGCTGCTTTCCGGGCTGCTGATGCTTTTGCCCCTGCCTGTGCTGTACCGGGCGGGGAAGATTCCCTTCCGGATCGCTTTCCGGCAGGCACTGCCGGCGGTGCTGCTCCTTGCCGGGCTGGGACTGGTGAACCTGCTCTATGTCCAGGCTCCGCCGGTTCCGGTGGGACCGTTCCGGATCGGCGCCGGAACCGCCGCCTTCCTGGTTCTGGTACTGAAGGGACTGGGCTGCGTGCTGGCCGGGTATCTGCTCTTGGCCACCACCGGCATGGAACGGCTGGCCTGCGCCCTCCAGAAACTGCCCCTGCCCCGGGTGCTGATCGTTTCCACCCTGCTCACCTGGCGATACCTGGTGCTGCTGCTCCAGGAAAGCCGGCGCATGGAACAGGCCTTCCATCTCCGGGCTCCGGACAGCCGGGGAATTCCCTGGAAAATCGCCGGCAGCCTGCTGGGCCTGCTGTTCCTCCGGAGCCTGGACCGGGCCCGGTCCGTCTACGAAAGCATGGAGCTCCGGGGCTTCCGGGGCCGTTTCCCGGAAACGGGAAAAAAGGGGAATCCCGGAGGCAGCATCCTGCTGCTGGTCCTGACCCTGGCCTGGTGCCTTCTGTGCCGGTTCCCGGGGTGA